GGATCGCCGCGTCGTCGTCAACCACCAGCACCCGGCCACCTGCGCCGCCCATCGCCACCTCCTCGACCCCGTGGGCCGACGACTCTCTCACGCGAGGGCGGGCGCCGGGCGGCCGGGGTGCCCCGGACCGGCGGGCCGGGGTCGGTTCCGGCGCGCTCCTGTGCGCCTGTGCCGTCCTGGGTCTCCGTCGCCGGTCCGGCTGGTCCGGCCGGTCCGGCCGGTTGCACCGGTTCGGTCGCCCGCTGCGGTGTTCGGCCCTCCTGGGCTGCCGTCCCTCCTGGGCCGGCGCGCCGAGCCCCTGTGTCGTGCCCCGGCGTCCCGGCCCTGTGGAGTCCTGCGTGTAGCGTTCAAGTCACACCATTGCAATGGTTTGCCTGGCTGTCGTTGCGTTAGATTCGGGGTTGATGCAACGATTTGACGGCCCTGAACTGCTGGTATGCTGGATTTTGACATTGCGCCAGTTGCCTGAAAGATGAAAGCAACGTAGCTTTTCCGTTGTTGGAAACATGCTGGATCGTCACGGGGGCGGATCATGGAGACAGCGCAGGATCGACCGCAAGCGGCACCCGGCGCGTTCACGGCCTTCGCCCGCTTCGTGCTCTGCGGCGGGGGAGTGGGACTTGCCTCCAGCTTCGCCGTGGCGGCCCTCGCCGCCCGGATTCCCTGGATCCTCGCCAACGCCCTGATCACCGTGCTCTCCACGCTCCTCGCCACCGAGCTGCACGCCCGCTTCACCTTCGGCGCGAGCCGGCGCGCGACCCGGCGCCAGCACGCCCAGTCGGCCGGCTCCGCAGCGGCCGCGTACGCGCTGACCTGCACGGCGATGCTTGCCCTGCACCAACTGGTGGCGACACCCGGCGCGGTGTTCGAGCAGACCGTCTACCTGACGGCCTCCGCCCTCGCCGGCGTCGCGCGGTTCGCGGTGCTGCGCCTGGTCGTCTTCGCGCGCCACCGCACGCAGGCCGTGGCCACCGTCCGCCCCGCCCGCTCCTTGCCCGCGACCGCGACCGCGGCCCGCGCCTGCGCCCCTGCCGGCTCCACGGAACTCTGCCGAGCCGCCTGACCGAATCCCCGCGGCCCCCACACCGAGCAGTCACCGGCGAACGGCACCCGGCCGAGAGAACTCCGCACCGGAAAGGGGCCGCAGGCCACCCGTGCCGCCCCCACCCCGGTGCCCTGCCGCCAGGCCCCGGGCTGCGCCTGATGCCCGCGAAGGCCCGGTCGTGCGCTGCGTCCCCGCCGCTGGCCTCCCGCCCGAATCTCGGCTGCGGTGGTGGGCGCGGCGGGGCTAGCGTGGCGGTCTGCGAAGTGAAGGAGGGGTTGCGGTGCTGGTCATGCCGGGGCGGCGGACGTCCACGATGGAACTCTTGGCTGTCGAGGCGGCGGGTCGTGGCATGGCGGTCCGGGCAGCGGAGGCGCTCGGCCCGGTGGCGGGCCCGGCGCACTGGTACGGCGGCCCGGTCGCGGGCGCGAGGCTGGCCGGCGCGCTCGGCTTCGCGCTGCTCGAACCGGCGGACGGCTGGCTGGCCGAGCTGTCGGAGGAGTTCACCGGGCGGCAGGTCCGGTTGGCGACCGTCGCGGACGCGTGGGCACTCGACCGGCCGACGTTCGTCAAGCCGCCTCGTGACAAGTCCTTCCCGGCGGACGTCTATGCCGACGGCTCCCGACTGCCCGGCGGCCTGGACCCGGCGGAGCCGGTGCTGCTCTCCGAGGTGGTGACCTTCGCAGCCGAGTACCGGCTGTTCCTGCTGGACGGACGGATCGTCACGGCGAGCCGGTACGCGGTGTTCGGCCGGCTGGACCCGCGCCGGCTCGACCCGCGCCCGCTGGACCCGCGCCTGCTCCGCACGGACGGGACGGACCGCGCGGAGCGGGCCGACGCCGCGCAGATCACGGAGTTCGTGGACCGGCTGGTCGCCGTGGCGGGGCACACGCTGCCGAGCGCCGTCGTCCTGGACGTCGGACAGCTCCTCGACCCGTACCGCCCGGGCCACCGCTGGGCCGTGGTGGAAGCGAACATGGCATGGTTCTCCCACGCCTATGCCGCCGACCCGGCGCGGGTGCTGGACGTCGTGCTGCGGGCGGCGGGGCCGCGCGAGCGGGTCCGGCCGGCGGATCGGCCCTTCGTCCGGGACTGATCCGCATCGTACGAGGAATCGGCCCGGGGGAGTACGCAGGGCCGAGGTTGCACCCGCTGCTCCCGCCCCCAGCGAGGGGACCGTCCCGCCATGCTCCCCGCCGTGCAGGTCCTCGGCGGGCGGGCGGGCGGGCGGGCGGGCGGGCGGGATCGGATCGGTTTGTCCAGCACGCCCGTGCACAGGTGCTGTTTCGCCCCGCGGAGAGGCGGGCGAAGCAGGGAAATCCAGTCGCTGCGGCTGAGGACGACAGGCCGGACTGGCATGGTGGACACCATTCGCCCTTGCCCCTGTTGCGGTCATCTGGTCTTCGACGCCGGGGAAGGCTGGCCCGGGTCGTTCGTGATCTGCCCGGTCTGCCACTGGGAGGACGACGCGACTCAGTTCCGCCGGCCGTACACCCGGGGCGGCGCCAACCGGGTCACGCTCGCGGAGGCCCAGCAGAACTTCCAGGCTTTCGGAGCCTGCGAGCAGCGAAGTCGGCCATATGTACGGCCACCGACGGAGGACGAACCTCTTGACGCCGACTGGCGCCCGATCGATCCGCTGTCGGACTTGTTCGAGACCCCGGACAACGAACCTTTCCGTCCTTGGCCCGACGACCGATCAGTTCTGTGCTGGTGGCTCCCGTCCTTCTGGGGATGTCCGGAAGAGCCCGAGCCGGACCCGGATCGACGTGTGGTCATCGACGTGAGTACCGCCCAGAACGAGCGCGAGCTCCATGGCCTTCTCAAACGCGAGCTTGGATTCCCCGCCTTCTACGGCATGAACTGGGACGCGCTCTGGGACGCGATCAGCGGACTCGTCGCGATGCCCCGCGAGTTGAGCTTCGTCGGCTGGTCCGCATTCGAAGGTCGACTTCCCTTGGCTTCCCATAGGCTGCGGCAAGCCCTCACCAGGCTCGAGAGGATGCACCCGGAATTCAAGGCCGTCTACCAGCAGTAGCCCGGAGAGCAGCCTGCGCGACGGGGGTATCGACGTCGGGTTGTTGCGTGAGCCGCCGGCGGAGCCGGGCCTGGTGGTGGAGGCACTGGTGGCGGAGCGGTTCGTGGCTGTCCTGCCGGCCGGACACCGTTGGCGGCGGGGCGCCGGGTCGCCGTCGCGGATCTCGCGGAGGAGCCGTTCGTCCTGCTGCCCCGGTCGTGCGGGCCGACCGTGCATGACCGGATCGTGGGGGTGTGCCGGGATGCGGGGTTCGAGCCGCGGGTCGTGCGGCGGGCGGTGGAGTGGCAGACCGTGAGTGCCCTGGTCGCGGCGGGTCCGGGGGTTTCGCTGGCGCCGGAGGGGGTGCGGCGGATCTGGCTGCGCGGGGGTGGCCTTTCGCCGGATCAGTCCGGATACGGCGCGTTCCACCGTGGCGATGGTCCGGCGGGCGGACGACGACAACCCGTTCGTCGTCCGGTTGCTCGCTGTCGCTCGTGGATTGCGGGAGGGCGGCGGTCGGTGGCGTTGAGGGTGTCCGGTCGTGCTTGGGCCGGTGGTCCTGCGGGTGGCGGACGGGTGGGGGTTCTTGCTGGTGGTGGGTGGTTCCGGGGTGGGGGTCGGCGGGGTGTTGGGCACGTTGGGAGAAGCGGTGTGGTTGGGGTGCTGTGATGCTCGGTCTGCCGGTTGCCGGCGGGTGGTTGGTGGTTGTTCGCCGGTCGCGCCGTCGGTTGCCGGTCGGTGTTTGTGCGGTGGTCGGTTGCCGGCCGCCGGTGTGGTGGTCGGTCGGTTGCTTCGTCGCGTGGGAGGGGTTTGTGGTGATCAAGCTGGAGACGGTGCTGGTGGAGATCGAGGGGCCGGTGGCGACGATTTCGTTGGATCGGCCGGAGAAGAAGAACGCGATGAATCCGCAGATGCATGCGGACATGAATGCGGCGTTGGACGAGATCGAGGCGGCGGGGGGTGTGAAGGTGGTGGTGGTCACCGGGAACGGTGACAGTTTCAGTGCGGGGATGGATCTGGAGGAGTGTTTCCTGCGGCCCTACGAGGACCCGCAGTTGTTCTACCGGACGAATCTGGTGGCGCTGCGGTGGTTCAAGCGTCTGAAGGCGTTTCCGGCGGTGACGGTGGCGAAGGTGAACGGGTTCGCCTTCGGTGGTGGGGTGCTGGTGACGGGGATCTGTGATCTGGCGGTGGCGTCGCAGGGTGCGCTGTTCGGGTTGTCGGAGATCAATTTCGGGATCTTCCCGGCGGGCGGGGCGTCGTGGGCGGCGGCGAACAACCTGCCGCGCAAGGAGGCGTTGTACTACATCCTGACGGGGGACACGTTCACGGGGGCGCAGGCGCGGGAGTTCGGGTTGGTGAACCGGGCGGTGCCGGCGGAGGAGTTGGACGCGGAGACGGACCGGATCGTGGCGAAGCTGGTGCGGAAGAACCCGGTGACGTTGGAGTTGGCGAAGCAGGTGTACGAGCACAACCGGGCCACCGATCTGCCGACGGCGATCGACTACGACCAGGCGAAGTTGTGGGAGTTGTCGCGTCTGACGGGCAACGAGTGGATCAACGTGGCGTTGAAGCAGTTCGAGAAGCGCAGTTACCAGCCGGGTCTGAGCACCTACCGGCGTGGGGACGCGGCGTCATGATCTTCACGGGGCCGCACGCGCCGACGCCGGTTCCCGAGGTGGCGTTCACCTCGTTCGTGCTGGGTGGGGCGGGGCGCCACCCGGACCGGGTGGCGGTGGTCGACGTCACCGGGCAGGACTCCCTCACCTACGGGGAGCTGGTGGCGGCGGTGGGCCGGGTGGCGGGGGCGCTGGCGGCGCGGGGGCTGGGCCGCGGGGACGTGGTGGCGGTGCTGGCACCGAACGTCCCGCAGTACCCGGTGGTCTTCCACGCGGGCGCGGCGGTCGGCGCCACCGTGATGGTCCTCAACCCGCTGGACACCACCGCGGACCTGGTGGACCACCTCAACACCGCCCGGGCTGCGCTGCTGGTCACCACCGAGGAACAGGCACTCCTGCGGGCGAAGGACCTGACCGCGGGCACCGGCGTGAAGGAGGTGGTGGTGTTCGGGCACGCACCCGGCACCACACCCTTCGCCGAACTCCTCGACCACACACCCTTCGCCGAAATCCTCGACCACACACCCGACCAGCCCCGGGATCAAGCAGCAGACCAGGCGCCGGCCGGCGGTCCCGACGGTCCCCGTCCCGGCGGTGGCGGTGGTGCGGTGGTGGGGGTGGACGCGGGCCTTGACGTGGTGGCGCTGCTGCACTCCTCCGGCAGCACCGGCCGCCCCAAGGGCGTGATGCTGACCCACCGCAACATGAACGCCAACGTGCTGCAGACGTGCACGGCCGCGCCGCTGGAGGACGCGGAGCGGGTGCTGGCGGTGGCGCCGTTCCACCACGCCTTCGGGCTGATCATGGTGATGAACGCCAGCCTGCGCCAGGGCGCCACCGTCGTCACCCTGCCCCGCTTCGACCCCCAGGCCTACCTGCAGGCGATCCAGGACCACCGCATCACCCGCCTCTACGTGGTCCCGACCATCGCCGTCCTGCTCGCCCGCAGCCCCCTGGTGGACCGGTACGACCTGTCGTCCGTGCGCACCGTCGTCTCCGGCGGCGCGGCCCTGGACCCGCAGATCGCCCGCCTTTGCGAGGAACGGCTGGACTGCCGGGTCCGCCAGGGCTACGGCCTCACCGAAGGACTGGTGTCCTTCATGCAGGTGGACGGCTCACCGGCCGCGTCGGTGGGCCGGGCCGCACCCAACATCGAGTTCAAGATCGTGGACATCACCACCGGCCGGGCCCTGGGCCCCGGCGAGGACGGCGAGGTCCTCGTCCGCGGACCGCACGTGATGCGCGGCTACCTCCACGCACCCCAGGCAACCCGGGAGGCCCTGCGACGGACGGCTTCCTGCGTACCGGCGACCTGGGACACGTCGACACCGACGGCGAACTCTTCCTCGTCGACCGGATCAAGGAACTCATCAAGTACAAGGGACAACAGGTCTCCCCCGTCGAACTCGAAGCCGTCCTGATGACCCACCCCAAGATCGCGGACGCCGCCGTCGTCGGCGTCCCCGACGAAGAAGCCAGCGAACTCCCCAAAGCCTTCCTCGTCGCCCGCGAACCCGTCACCGAACAGGAAATCATCACCTACGTCGCCGAACGCGTCGCCCCCTACAAAAAGATCAGGCGCGTCGAATTCATCGACCAGATCCCCCGCACCCCCGTCGGCAAAACCCAACGCCGCACCCTCAAGGAACGCGAACGCACCACCCCGTGACACGGCCGCACGCAGGGTTGGGCGGCCCTCTCATCCGCCAGGTCGTTGATCTGTCGATCCGTCAGTATCTTTTCATGGAAAGATAGTTACCGGCCGGCGCCGGTCCGGGATCGATGGTCGAGGGATTCGGTGGCCGTGGGCTGCCGGCTGCCGGCTGCCGGCCGCTGATCGGTGATCGGCGACGGGTCTGGTTGTGTCGGGCCGGGGAGCGTGTCCCTGGGTCCCTGAGTGTCGTTGGCCTGGAGCGGCTTGCTGCCGTGATTCGAAGGGCTGTTCCGGGGCGGGCCCCGTCCCGGTTCGGGTGGTCGGTTATGTCATGGGAGGACATCATGAGTCATCTGTCGGGCAGGACCACGATCGTGGTCGGGGCGAGTCGAGGGCTGGGGCACGGCATCGCGACGGCGTTCGCGGAGGCGGGTGCCCCGGTGGTGGCGGTCTCCCGCACGCCGGGGGAGTTCCCCGAACCCGCGAACGGGGAGGGCAGCATCCACGCCGTTCTCGCCGATGCGGGTGACGCGACGGTGGCGGGTCGGTTGCTGGACCTGCACGAGCCACTGAACCTGATCGTGGTGGCTGGTGCGAATCCGCACATGCGACCGTTGCAGCAACATACTTGGGAGACGTTCTCCGCGAACTGGGAGAGCGACGTGCGGATCACCTTCCACTGGCTTCGGGAGGTGCTGCTGAAGCCGTTGCGTCCCGGCGCCAGGGTGGTGGTCGTGAGCAGCGGTGCGGCTCTGGCCGGGTCGCCGCTCAGTGGTGGTTACGCGGGTGCGAAGGCGACCCAGCGGTTCATCACCGGCTATGCGCAGGACGAGGCACAGCGGGCCGGGTTGGACATCTCCTTCACCACGGTGCTGCCCCGGATGACGCCGCTGACTGAACTGGGCCGCTCGGCGGCGCGGGCCTACGCGGTGCGCAACGGGCAGTCGCAGGAGGAGTATCTGCAGCAGATGGGTCCGTTGTTGACGCCGGAGATCGCCGGGAGTTCCCTGGTGGAGCTGGTGGGTTCGCAGGCCGAGGCCGTTGCTCCGGGCTACCTGCTGACCGGGGCGGGACTGAAGAAGCTCGGCTGAGCGTCCGCCCGTGGGCACGCTTCGGTGGCGCCGGCCCGTCCCGGGTCGTCCGGGGCGGGCCCGCGCTCGTGCAGCGGCCTGGCCGACGCCGCCTTCGAACGCCGCTCGGCGATCGTCACGAACAACTCTGAACGCCGACAGTCGGTTCGTGCCGGTGCCCTGTCAGCCGTCGACCGGGACACCGACGTTGTCGTCGCCGAACGGCACGCCGACCTGCCACCTTGTGCCGCTGAACGGCGGCTCGGTGTTCGGCGCCAGGCCGACGCTGCCGTTGCCGGTACGGCCGTCCAGGAACCGGTTGCCCTCGATGGCGCCGAGGCACTTGAACGTGGTCGAGCCGTCGCCCAGCCTGGTGGCGAGCCATCTGGTGCCGCTGAACGGCGGATTCGTGTTGGGCGCGAGGCCGACAGTGCCGTCTGCCGTCCGGCCGTCCAGGAACCGG
The sequence above is a segment of the Kitasatospora sp. NBC_00240 genome. Coding sequences within it:
- a CDS encoding CPCC family cysteine-rich protein, whose translation is MVDTIRPCPCCGHLVFDAGEGWPGSFVICPVCHWEDDATQFRRPYTRGGANRVTLAEAQQNFQAFGACEQRSRPYVRPPTEDEPLDADWRPIDPLSDLFETPDNEPFRPWPDDRSVLCWWLPSFWGCPEEPEPDPDRRVVIDVSTAQNERELHGLLKRELGFPAFYGMNWDALWDAISGLVAMPRELSFVGWSAFEGRLPLASHRLRQALTRLERMHPEFKAVYQQ
- a CDS encoding SDR family oxidoreductase, coding for MSHLSGRTTIVVGASRGLGHGIATAFAEAGAPVVAVSRTPGEFPEPANGEGSIHAVLADAGDATVAGRLLDLHEPLNLIVVAGANPHMRPLQQHTWETFSANWESDVRITFHWLREVLLKPLRPGARVVVVSSGAALAGSPLSGGYAGAKATQRFITGYAQDEAQRAGLDISFTTVLPRMTPLTELGRSAARAYAVRNGQSQEEYLQQMGPLLTPEIAGSSLVELVGSQAEAVAPGYLLTGAGLKKLG
- a CDS encoding p-hydroxycinnamoyl CoA hydratase/lyase, coding for MLGLPVAGGWLVVVRRSRRRLPVGVCAVVGCRPPVWWSVGCFVAWEGFVVIKLETVLVEIEGPVATISLDRPEKKNAMNPQMHADMNAALDEIEAAGGVKVVVVTGNGDSFSAGMDLEECFLRPYEDPQLFYRTNLVALRWFKRLKAFPAVTVAKVNGFAFGGGVLVTGICDLAVASQGALFGLSEINFGIFPAGGASWAAANNLPRKEALYYILTGDTFTGAQAREFGLVNRAVPAEELDAETDRIVAKLVRKNPVTLELAKQVYEHNRATDLPTAIDYDQAKLWELSRLTGNEWINVALKQFEKRSYQPGLSTYRRGDAAS
- a CDS encoding ATP-grasp domain-containing protein; this translates as MELLAVEAAGRGMAVRAAEALGPVAGPAHWYGGPVAGARLAGALGFALLEPADGWLAELSEEFTGRQVRLATVADAWALDRPTFVKPPRDKSFPADVYADGSRLPGGLDPAEPVLLSEVVTFAAEYRLFLLDGRIVTASRYAVFGRLDPRRLDPRPLDPRLLRTDGTDRAERADAAQITEFVDRLVAVAGHTLPSAVVLDVGQLLDPYRPGHRWAVVEANMAWFSHAYAADPARVLDVVLRAAGPRERVRPADRPFVRD
- a CDS encoding AMP-binding protein → MIFTGPHAPTPVPEVAFTSFVLGGAGRHPDRVAVVDVTGQDSLTYGELVAAVGRVAGALAARGLGRGDVVAVLAPNVPQYPVVFHAGAAVGATVMVLNPLDTTADLVDHLNTARAALLVTTEEQALLRAKDLTAGTGVKEVVVFGHAPGTTPFAELLDHTPFAEILDHTPDQPRDQAADQAPAGGPDGPRPGGGGGAVVGVDAGLDVVALLHSSGSTGRPKGVMLTHRNMNANVLQTCTAAPLEDAERVLAVAPFHHAFGLIMVMNASLRQGATVVTLPRFDPQAYLQAIQDHRITRLYVVPTIAVLLARSPLVDRYDLSSVRTVVSGGAALDPQIARLCEERLDCRVRQGYGLTEGLVSFMQVDGSPAASVGRAAPNIEFKIVDITTGRALGPGEDGEVLVRGPHVMRGYLHAPQATREALRRTASCVPATWDTSTPTANSSSSTGSRNSSSTRDNRSPPSNSKPS